A window of Natranaerovirga pectinivora contains these coding sequences:
- a CDS encoding SDR family NAD(P)-dependent oxidoreductase: MKKAIVIGASSGIGKELSIILDQNNYRVGLVGRRKELLINLQKELKNTSYIKCLDVSSTEESICKLQELIQEMEGVDLIIISAGCGYINPKLDFEFEKKTIEVNVLGFTAMINAAYNYFNVKGKGHIVGISSIAAFRGSYGEPAYNASKAYVSNYMEGLSIKAKKDKLPIIVTDIKPGFVDTDMAQGEGLFWVAPPRKAALQIYKAIKKEKEHLYVTKRWRLVAWLLKILPKKIYSKL; the protein is encoded by the coding sequence ATGAAAAAAGCAATTGTAATTGGCGCTTCGTCAGGTATAGGAAAAGAACTTTCAATAATATTGGATCAAAACAATTATCGGGTAGGTCTTGTTGGAAGAAGAAAAGAATTATTAATTAATCTTCAGAAAGAATTAAAAAACACATCATATATAAAATGTCTTGATGTTTCTTCCACAGAGGAATCCATTTGTAAATTACAAGAGTTAATTCAAGAAATGGAAGGTGTAGATTTAATTATTATTAGTGCAGGTTGTGGTTACATTAATCCAAAACTTGATTTTGAATTTGAGAAGAAAACAATTGAAGTTAATGTATTAGGTTTTACAGCTATGATTAATGCTGCCTATAATTATTTTAATGTTAAAGGAAAAGGTCATATTGTGGGTATTTCATCTATTGCAGCATTTAGAGGTAGTTACGGTGAACCTGCTTATAATGCCTCAAAAGCTTATGTATCTAATTATATGGAAGGTCTAAGTATAAAAGCAAAAAAAGATAAATTGCCAATCATTGTTACAGATATAAAGCCAGGATTTGTAGATACGGATATGGCTCAAGGAGAAGGCCTTTTTTGGGTAGCGCCTCCAAGGAAAGCTGCATTGCAGATATATAAAGCTATAAAAAAAGAGAAAGAACATCTTTATGTAACAAAAAGATGGCGATTGGTTGCCTGGTTACTTAAAATATTACCAAAGAAAATTTATAGTAAACTTTAG
- a CDS encoding deoxyguanosinetriphosphate triphosphohydrolase: MNLRQQREDIEEQILSPYACLNKNSKGRTIQEEPCDIRTNFQRDRDRVIHSKAFRRLKHKTQVFISPEGDHYRTRLTHTLEVAQIARTIARALRLNEDLTEAIALAHDLGHTPFGHAGEHALEKVCPLGFKHYEQSLRVVEKLENKGKGLNLSWEVKDGILNHPTAGQPITLEGKIVRLSDKIAYINHDIDDAIRGKILKSEELPDEYTKVLGKTSGERIDNIIHNIVNNSINNNDITMSPDFEEATKNIRKYMFMNVYVGSTAKKHERKAQNIIIELYNHFVKNYQELPIEYQQLIERNEEPVERIVCDYIAGMTDRFAIKKFAEIFVPTSWDIY, translated from the coding sequence ATGAATCTTAGACAACAAAGAGAAGATATAGAAGAGCAAATTCTTAGTCCCTATGCCTGTTTAAATAAAAATTCAAAGGGAAGAACTATACAGGAAGAACCTTGCGATATTAGAACGAACTTTCAGAGAGACAGAGACAGGGTTATACATTCTAAAGCATTTCGTCGATTAAAACATAAAACCCAAGTTTTTATCTCACCAGAAGGAGATCACTATAGAACAAGACTTACCCATACCTTAGAAGTCGCTCAAATAGCAAGGACTATAGCTAGAGCGTTAAGACTTAATGAAGATTTAACAGAGGCCATAGCATTAGCCCATGATTTAGGCCATACGCCCTTTGGTCATGCAGGTGAACATGCCCTAGAGAAAGTTTGTCCATTAGGATTTAAACATTATGAGCAAAGTTTACGTGTTGTAGAAAAACTAGAAAATAAAGGCAAAGGTCTTAATCTTTCTTGGGAAGTAAAAGATGGCATACTGAATCATCCAACGGCTGGTCAACCAATAACCTTAGAAGGTAAGATTGTTAGATTATCAGATAAGATCGCTTATATAAATCATGATATTGACGATGCCATAAGAGGGAAAATTTTAAAAAGTGAAGAATTACCTGATGAATATACCAAAGTATTAGGAAAAACTTCAGGAGAAAGAATTGATAATATTATACATAATATTGTTAATAATAGTATAAATAACAATGATATTACTATGAGTCCAGATTTTGAAGAAGCGACTAAAAACATTAGAAAATATATGTTTATGAACGTTTATGTAGGATCCACTGCAAAAAAACACGAAAGAAAAGCGCAAAATATAATCATAGAATTATACAATCATTTTGTAAAAAACTATCAAGAACTTCCTATCGAATACCAACAGCTAATTGAGAGAAATGAAGAGCCTGTAGAGCGAATAGTATGTGATTATATTGCAGGAATGACAGATAGATTTGCCATCAAAAAATTTGCAGAAATATTTGTTCCAACATCTTGGGATATCTATTAA
- a CDS encoding nucleoside kinase produces the protein MDSKLKVIIDGDIKEVKSGISLKELSKEYAEKYKGIIVLAIVDNKLSELTKEIDKECIIDFVSTSDQDGSRTYKRSASFVLIKAIFDVLGKDKVRKVIIHYSISKGYYCEIDYDETLGEDKLKQIKGRMDEIVKLDLPIEKRTVKVDEAIDIFEKNKMYDKVKLFNYRRVSNVNLYKIDDIEDYFYGYMVPSTGCLDKFELHSYDRGFVIQFPSLENPGKVAKFEPQNKLFSVLQEATNWGQQLNVDTVGALNDTIASGKMNELILIAEALQEKKIAEIADNIAKQRGKRIILIAGPSSSGKTTFSHRLSIQLKVQGLTPHPIPVDDYFVNRDDTPLDEYGNYDFESLHAIDLKQFNEDMNKLLDGEEVNLPTYNFKTGKREYKGKKLQLQKSDILVIEGIHGLNSQLTHSLPEESKYKIYISALTQLNIDEHNRVSTTDGRLIRRMVRDYEYRGMSAKDTIAMWPSVRRGEERNIFPFQEEADIMFNSALVYELAILKQYAEPMLFSIPKDSPEHVEAKRLIKFLDYFLGVSSEAVPKNSIIREFIGGSCFKTH, from the coding sequence ATGGATAGTAAACTAAAAGTTATCATTGATGGAGATATTAAAGAAGTAAAAAGTGGTATATCCTTAAAAGAGCTTAGCAAAGAATATGCTGAAAAATACAAAGGGATTATCGTACTTGCTATAGTAGATAATAAATTATCTGAGTTAACAAAAGAAATTGATAAAGAATGTATTATTGATTTTGTTAGTACTTCAGACCAAGACGGATCAAGAACTTATAAAAGAAGTGCATCATTTGTACTAATTAAGGCTATTTTTGATGTGCTTGGCAAAGACAAAGTAAGAAAAGTGATCATTCACTATTCTATAAGTAAAGGGTACTATTGTGAGATTGATTATGATGAGACCTTAGGCGAAGATAAATTAAAACAAATCAAGGGAAGAATGGATGAAATAGTAAAATTAGATTTACCTATAGAAAAAAGAACTGTTAAAGTAGATGAAGCCATAGATATCTTTGAGAAAAATAAAATGTACGATAAAGTAAAATTATTCAATTATCGCCGTGTATCCAATGTTAATCTGTATAAAATAGATGATATCGAAGATTATTTTTATGGTTATATGGTGCCTAGTACAGGATGTCTTGATAAATTTGAATTGCATTCGTATGATAGAGGATTTGTAATACAATTCCCTTCTTTAGAAAATCCAGGGAAAGTTGCAAAATTTGAGCCACAAAACAAACTTTTCTCTGTGTTGCAAGAAGCAACCAATTGGGGACAGCAATTAAATGTCGATACTGTTGGTGCGTTAAACGATACCATCGCATCAGGGAAAATGAATGAATTAATTTTAATTGCTGAAGCATTACAAGAGAAAAAAATCGCAGAAATTGCTGATAATATAGCAAAACAAAGAGGAAAAAGAATCATACTTATAGCAGGACCATCATCATCAGGTAAAACGACTTTTTCCCATAGGCTTTCTATACAATTAAAAGTGCAGGGGTTAACGCCACATCCAATTCCTGTAGACGATTACTTTGTAAATAGGGATGATACACCACTAGATGAATATGGTAATTATGACTTTGAAAGTCTTCACGCCATTGATTTGAAACAATTTAATGAAGATATGAATAAGTTATTAGATGGAGAAGAAGTCAATCTTCCAACATATAACTTTAAAACAGGTAAAAGAGAATATAAGGGGAAAAAATTACAATTGCAAAAAAGCGATATTTTAGTTATTGAAGGAATACATGGCCTAAATAGTCAATTAACTCATTCATTGCCAGAAGAAAGTAAATACAAGATATATATTAGTGCATTAACTCAGTTAAACATAGATGAACACAATCGTGTATCAACGACAGATGGTAGACTCATTAGAAGAATGGTTAGAGATTATGAGTATAGAGGTATGAGTGCAAAAGACACAATTGCAATGTGGCCATCTGTAAGACGGGGCGAAGAAAGAAATATATTCCCATTCCAAGAAGAAGCAGACATTATGTTTAATTCTGCTTTGGTTTATGAATTAGCCATATTAAAACAATACGCAGAGCCAATGTTATTTAGCATTCCTAAGGACAGTCCGGAGCATGTAGAAGCCAAAAGATTAATTAAGTTCCTTGACTATTTCTTAGGGGTTAGTAGTGAGGCTGTGCCAAAGAACTCCATAATCAGAGAGTTTATTGGCGGAAGTTGCTTTAAAACCCATTAA
- a CDS encoding VOC family protein produces the protein MSKSKVMPFLMFQGNAEEAMNYYTSLVAESKIINIARYGPNELGRENSVKQGVFSLKGQEFMCVDSNGQQEIFKPSFSLYLECESEEEIDRLYDQLIIGGEIIMPLGNYNSSKMFTWVIDKFGISWQLNLQNDIYNIV, from the coding sequence ATGTCAAAATCAAAAGTTATGCCTTTTTTAATGTTTCAAGGAAATGCAGAAGAAGCTATGAATTATTACACGTCATTAGTAGCAGAGTCAAAAATCATTAATATTGCTCGATATGGCCCAAATGAATTAGGTAGAGAAAATAGTGTGAAGCAAGGCGTGTTTTCTTTAAAGGGTCAAGAATTTATGTGCGTTGACAGTAATGGACAACAAGAGATCTTTAAACCATCTTTCTCATTATATTTAGAGTGTGAGTCTGAAGAAGAAATTGATCGGCTATATGATCAATTAATTATTGGTGGAGAAATCATTATGCCACTAGGGAATTATAATTCTAGCAAAATGTTTACTTGGGTAATTGATAAATTCGGCATCTCATGGCAACTTAATTTACAAAATGATATTTATAATATTGTATAA
- a CDS encoding Nif3-like dinuclear metal center hexameric protein: protein MPLKTKKIIDFIEELTPPKYAYEWDNVGLLIGEKDQEVKKIMVALDATENVVDEAVKNKVDLLITHHPMVFKGVKRITTDDFLGRKILKLIRHNISLYAAHTNLDAVGSLSDLLSKKLKLQNIELLDTKETEKLYKLVVFTPITHGDNVREAICNVGAGHIGNYSHCTYNIQGEGTFKPLEGTNPYIGEQGQLEKVEEIRIETIVKEKDMPKVIKSLLEAHPYEEVAYDIYPLENRGEAIGIGRLGSLPTNMTIEEFGRLIKKQLGIGSVRIYGDLNQSIEKVAVCPGKGASYIKNAMRKNADIIVTGDIDYHTAIDTLQEGLPLIDAGHFGTEHIIVDFLIDLLRDAFLNDNKDLEIIRSQEKNPYITI, encoded by the coding sequence TTGCCTTTAAAGACAAAAAAAATTATTGATTTTATTGAAGAATTAACACCACCCAAATACGCTTATGAATGGGATAATGTTGGCTTACTCATTGGAGAAAAAGACCAAGAAGTTAAAAAAATAATGGTAGCATTGGATGCCACTGAAAATGTTGTGGATGAAGCAGTGAAAAACAAAGTAGATTTATTGATAACCCATCATCCAATGGTTTTTAAAGGGGTAAAAAGAATTACCACTGATGACTTTTTAGGCAGAAAAATTCTTAAGCTCATTAGACATAACATTTCTTTGTATGCAGCACATACCAATTTAGATGCAGTGGGCAGTTTAAGTGATTTATTATCAAAAAAATTAAAATTGCAAAATATAGAGTTACTAGATACTAAAGAAACAGAAAAACTTTATAAGCTGGTTGTATTTACACCTATTACACATGGCGATAATGTAAGAGAGGCTATTTGTAACGTAGGGGCTGGACATATTGGAAACTATTCTCATTGTACTTATAATATACAAGGAGAAGGGACATTTAAACCGTTAGAAGGCACTAACCCTTATATAGGTGAACAAGGTCAGTTAGAAAAAGTGGAAGAAATTAGAATAGAAACAATTGTAAAAGAAAAAGATATGCCTAAGGTTATAAAATCTTTGTTAGAGGCTCATCCCTATGAAGAAGTTGCTTATGACATATATCCTCTAGAAAACAGAGGTGAGGCAATAGGTATTGGCAGATTAGGTTCATTGCCTACAAATATGACCATAGAAGAGTTTGGAAGACTCATTAAAAAACAGTTAGGCATTGGTTCTGTTAGAATATATGGTGATTTGAATCAATCCATTGAAAAAGTAGCAGTTTGCCCAGGTAAAGGAGCATCTTATATTAAAAATGCAATGAGAAAAAATGCAGATATCATTGTAACTGGAGACATTGATTATCATACAGCCATTGACACCCTACAAGAAGGGTTGCCATTAATAGATGCAGGACATTTTGGAACTGAACATATTATTGTGGATTTCCTAATAGACTTATTAAGAGATGCCTTTTTAAATGACAATAAAGACCTTGAAATAATTAGATCACAAGAAAAAAATCCTTATATTACAATATAA
- a CDS encoding tRNA (adenine(22)-N(1))-methyltransferase translates to MNLSKRMTAVANSVIKGSSIADIGTDHGYIPIELAKNNMITKAIAMDINKGPLEKARKNIESNNLLGVIETRLSNGLEKLEENEVDIVIIAGMGGELINQILQEGEKKITHLKRLIVQPQTEIYKVRKRLHHIGYQIIDEIMVEEEGKYYFIILSEKGNEIYENPTYYYYGKHLIEKKDPIFKEYVEKGLEKNNQLLHRLIDQSPSAVDRIEAIKEEIKVMKEVLICL, encoded by the coding sequence ATGAATTTATCTAAAAGAATGACAGCAGTTGCTAATAGTGTAATCAAAGGCTCCAGTATAGCAGATATTGGAACAGACCACGGGTATATTCCTATTGAATTGGCTAAAAACAATATGATTACAAAAGCAATTGCCATGGATATAAACAAAGGGCCATTAGAAAAAGCAAGAAAAAATATTGAGAGCAATAACTTATTAGGTGTTATTGAAACAAGATTGTCTAATGGACTAGAGAAATTAGAAGAAAATGAAGTTGATATAGTGATCATTGCTGGCATGGGTGGAGAATTAATCAATCAAATTCTTCAAGAGGGTGAGAAAAAAATTACCCATCTAAAAAGATTGATTGTACAACCTCAAACGGAAATCTATAAAGTAAGAAAAAGACTGCATCACATAGGATATCAAATCATTGATGAAATCATGGTGGAAGAAGAAGGAAAGTATTATTTTATTATCCTATCAGAAAAAGGCAATGAAATTTATGAAAATCCAACATATTATTATTATGGAAAACATTTAATAGAAAAAAAGGATCCTATATTTAAAGAGTACGTAGAAAAAGGTCTAGAGAAAAACAATCAGCTTTTACATAGGCTAATAGATCAATCCCCTAGTGCAGTAGACAGAATCGAAGCAATAAAAGAAGAAATAAAAGTAATGAAGGAGGTATTAATTTGCCTTTAA
- the rpoD gene encoding RNA polymerase sigma factor RpoD, whose amino-acid sequence MKANEENILRFNEKLKELLIIAKKKKNVLEYKEIMEYFSEFELEPDQIEKIYEYLEANNVDVLGMIEEEEEEEEELDLSLPEGLSIDDPVRMYLKEIGKVPLLSAEEEIDLAQRMETGDQEAKRRLAEANLRLVVSIAKRYVGRGMLFLDLIQEGNLGLIKAVEKFDYRKGYKFSTYATWWIRQAITRAIADQARTIRIPVHMVETINKLIRVSRQLLQELGREPSPEEIAEELDMQVEKVREILKISQEPVSLETPIGEEEDSHLGDFIQDENVPVPADAAAFTLLKEQLVEVLETLTDREQKVLRLRFGLDDGRARTLEEVGKEFNVTRERIRQIEAKALRKLRHPSRSRKLKDYLE is encoded by the coding sequence ATGAAGGCAAATGAAGAGAATATCTTAAGGTTTAATGAAAAACTTAAAGAGCTCCTAATAATAGCTAAAAAGAAAAAAAATGTATTGGAATACAAAGAAATAATGGAGTATTTTAGTGAGTTTGAATTAGAACCTGATCAAATAGAAAAAATCTATGAATACTTAGAAGCTAATAATGTAGATGTATTAGGTATGATAGAAGAAGAAGAAGAAGAGGAAGAAGAACTAGACTTATCTTTACCAGAAGGTTTAAGTATTGATGACCCTGTTCGAATGTACCTTAAAGAAATTGGTAAAGTACCTCTTTTATCAGCAGAAGAAGAAATTGACTTAGCTCAAAGAATGGAAACAGGAGATCAAGAAGCAAAACGAAGATTGGCAGAAGCAAACTTAAGACTAGTTGTTAGTATTGCAAAAAGATATGTGGGTAGAGGGATGTTATTCTTAGACCTTATTCAAGAAGGTAATCTAGGACTTATAAAAGCTGTTGAGAAATTTGATTATAGAAAAGGGTACAAGTTCAGTACTTATGCTACTTGGTGGATTAGACAAGCTATTACAAGAGCTATAGCAGATCAAGCAAGAACCATAAGAATACCTGTTCATATGGTAGAAACCATTAACAAGCTTATAAGAGTATCAAGACAATTATTACAAGAACTTGGCAGAGAGCCATCTCCAGAAGAAATTGCAGAAGAATTGGATATGCAAGTAGAAAAAGTAAGGGAGATATTAAAAATATCTCAAGAGCCTGTGTCTTTAGAAACACCAATCGGTGAAGAAGAGGACAGTCATTTAGGAGACTTTATTCAAGATGAAAATGTACCTGTTCCTGCGGATGCAGCTGCCTTTACATTGTTAAAAGAACAATTAGTGGAGGTATTAGAAACTCTAACAGATAGAGAACAAAAAGTATTAAGATTACGTTTTGGTCTAGATGATGGAAGAGCTAGAACACTTGAAGAAGTAGGAAAAGAATTTAATGTAACAAGAGAAAGAATTAGACAGATAGAAGCGAAGGCATTAAGAAAACTAAGACATCCAAGTAGAAGTAGAAAATTAAAAGATTACCTAGAGTAA
- a CDS encoding NUDIX hydrolase encodes MSWIKGIEGFRPYNEQEKKDKELILQYIHQFNDILTRDNQLVHITSSGFVLNKEKDKVLMVHHNIFNAWSLPGGHADGEEDLLNVAIKEVQEETGVMNVAPITIDIIALDILPVLGHMKKGQYNSAHLHLSVVYLLEVDEDEPLTVKKDENSDVKWIPIDEVVKCSNEPHMQKVYNKIISKINFQL; translated from the coding sequence ATGAGCTGGATTAAAGGGATTGAAGGGTTTAGACCATATAATGAACAAGAGAAAAAAGACAAAGAACTCATACTTCAGTATATTCATCAATTTAATGATATTCTGACGAGAGATAATCAATTGGTACATATAACCAGTTCTGGTTTTGTGTTAAATAAAGAAAAAGACAAAGTATTAATGGTTCATCATAATATATTCAATGCTTGGTCATTGCCAGGTGGACATGCAGATGGGGAAGAAGATTTATTGAATGTCGCCATTAAGGAAGTACAGGAAGAAACAGGGGTAATGAATGTAGCACCTATTACTATAGATATAATAGCTTTGGATATTTTACCTGTTTTAGGACATATGAAAAAAGGACAGTATAATTCTGCTCATTTACATTTGTCAGTAGTATATCTTTTAGAAGTAGATGAAGATGAGCCTCTTACAGTAAAAAAGGATGAAAATAGCGATGTGAAATGGATTCCAATAGATGAGGTAGTTAAATGCTCTAATGAACCTCATATGCAGAAGGTATATAATAAAATAATATCAAAAATAAACTTCCAGTTATAG
- a CDS encoding SEC-C metal-binding domain-containing protein, with amino-acid sequence MSLYTEWQDYAGAERSEEEYNEFWEAYFSQEQAVYDNLLQNNISTLEGTLAELAKKYDMDHITFIGFLDGINTSLTEAVDLDSLTEDSALNLTIDFEKLYFNMLDAKASWLFNLESWDTILTEEKRKEIKKEYNKTQTVVKDTKINRNDPCPCGSGKKFKKCCIDN; translated from the coding sequence ATGAGTTTGTATACAGAATGGCAAGATTATGCTGGTGCTGAACGTTCGGAAGAAGAATATAATGAGTTTTGGGAAGCATATTTTTCTCAGGAGCAAGCAGTTTATGACAATTTATTACAAAACAATATTTCTACATTAGAGGGAACATTGGCAGAATTAGCAAAAAAATATGATATGGATCATATTACTTTTATTGGTTTCTTAGATGGTATTAACACAAGTCTTACAGAGGCTGTAGATTTAGATTCATTAACAGAAGATAGTGCTTTAAACCTTACTATTGATTTTGAAAAGCTGTACTTTAATATGCTTGATGCTAAAGCAAGCTGGTTATTTAATCTAGAGTCTTGGGACACTATACTTACTGAAGAAAAAAGAAAAGAAATCAAAAAAGAATACAACAAAACACAAACTGTAGTAAAAGATACTAAAATCAATAGAAATGACCCTTGTCCTTGTGGCAGTGGGAAAAAATTCAAAAAATGTTGTATTGATAATTAA
- the dnaG gene encoding DNA primase — MYYPEELIEEIRMNNDIVDIVSSYVNLKKKGNSFFGLCPFHNERTPSFSVSPERQMYHCFGCGVGGNVYTFVMEYENFSFLEAVKQLADRANIRLPSPEITEEAKKQLDEKQQFLDINKAAARYFYYQLKGERGKKALEYFNNREITNDIIKKFGLGYSNFYGDDLYKYLKKMGYSDSALVDVGLVVKDKNNAYTDRFWNRVMFPIFDVHNRVIAFGGRVLGDGNPKYLNSPETKLFDKSKNLYGLNLARMARKDHLLIVEGYMDVISLHQAGYNQTVASLGTAFTSGQARLLKRYTDDVYIAYDNDDAGTNATLRAIPILKDAGLTVKVLNLNPYKDPDEFIKKLGPEAFEDRIDTAKNGFLYELEITEKSYNLKDPDAKTKFINKIAEKILEIENPIEKENYIEAIATNYKMNKENLVNLVNQLGSKVGLVEKRPSSVFFNNKKEKKEEGIVQAQKLLLVYLIKEKKLYDKISKYISPMDFKDEIYHKIAKNIYELYEEEKEIQAAKIINQFTTVEEQKTVANLFNMQVSDLNIKDKEKLINETAYKLKRFSLDYASRNAKDVQELQQIILEQSQLQKMHILLSD, encoded by the coding sequence ATGTATTATCCAGAAGAATTAATAGAAGAGATTCGTATGAATAATGATATTGTTGATATTGTTTCTAGTTATGTGAATCTTAAAAAAAAGGGTAATTCTTTTTTTGGATTATGTCCTTTTCATAACGAAAGAACACCTTCTTTTTCAGTATCTCCTGAAAGGCAAATGTACCATTGTTTTGGTTGTGGTGTAGGAGGCAATGTATACACTTTTGTTATGGAATACGAGAATTTCTCGTTTTTAGAAGCAGTTAAACAATTAGCTGATAGAGCCAATATAAGACTTCCATCACCAGAAATTACAGAGGAAGCTAAAAAGCAATTAGATGAAAAGCAGCAATTCCTTGATATTAATAAAGCAGCAGCAAGATATTTTTATTATCAATTAAAAGGTGAAAGAGGAAAAAAGGCCTTAGAATATTTTAATAATAGAGAAATTACAAATGATATTATTAAAAAGTTTGGTTTAGGGTATTCTAATTTCTATGGAGATGACTTATACAAATACCTAAAAAAAATGGGTTACTCTGATTCAGCATTAGTAGATGTTGGATTAGTGGTAAAAGATAAAAACAATGCTTATACAGATCGTTTTTGGAATCGTGTTATGTTTCCTATCTTTGATGTTCATAATAGAGTTATTGCTTTTGGTGGAAGAGTATTAGGTGATGGAAATCCTAAATATTTAAATTCTCCAGAAACAAAGCTTTTTGATAAAAGTAAGAACCTTTATGGTCTAAATCTTGCAAGAATGGCACGAAAAGACCACCTTTTAATAGTAGAAGGCTATATGGATGTTATATCTTTACACCAAGCTGGGTATAATCAAACAGTAGCGTCATTAGGTACAGCATTTACCAGTGGTCAAGCACGCTTATTAAAACGTTATACAGATGATGTGTATATCGCTTATGACAATGACGACGCAGGTACCAATGCAACCCTTCGAGCAATTCCAATTTTAAAAGATGCTGGACTAACTGTCAAGGTTCTAAATTTAAATCCTTACAAAGATCCAGATGAATTTATAAAAAAACTTGGACCAGAAGCCTTTGAAGACCGCATAGATACAGCAAAAAACGGATTTTTATATGAATTAGAAATTACCGAAAAAAGTTATAATCTAAAAGATCCAGATGCAAAAACAAAATTCATTAATAAAATAGCTGAGAAAATATTAGAAATTGAAAATCCTATTGAAAAAGAAAATTATATTGAAGCCATTGCAACAAATTATAAAATGAACAAAGAAAACTTAGTTAATCTTGTGAATCAACTTGGTTCAAAAGTTGGTTTGGTTGAGAAGAGACCTTCTTCAGTGTTTTTTAATAATAAAAAAGAAAAAAAGGAAGAAGGAATCGTACAAGCTCAAAAATTACTATTAGTGTATTTGATAAAAGAAAAAAAATTATATGATAAGATCTCAAAATACATTTCGCCAATGGATTTTAAAGATGAAATATATCATAAAATAGCTAAAAATATTTATGAATTATATGAAGAAGAAAAAGAAATTCAAGCCGCTAAAATAATCAACCAATTTACAACGGTAGAAGAACAAAAGACAGTTGCTAACTTATTTAATATGCAAGTTAGTGATTTAAATATAAAAGATAAAGAAAAGTTAATTAATGAAACAGCTTATAAATTAAAACGATTTAGTTTAGATTATGCAAGTAGAAACGCTAAAGATGTTCAAGAGTTACAACAAATAATATTAGAGCAAAGTCAATTGCAAAAAATGCATATTTTACTTTCGGATTAA
- a CDS encoding GNAT family N-acetyltransferase, translating into MKFIIESERLGLREITYDDFREIRKILQDGEVMYAWEEGFSDEEIVKWINENIRRYEKDGFSYYAAIEKNTGQLIGVMGPLIENIKGKKHIGVAYILHKDYWNKGYASEGVKESINYAFSTLNAQKVIAQIRPNNLSSRKVVEKLGMNIEGEYIKVYKGKEMPHLIYSIEK; encoded by the coding sequence TTGAAATTTATTATTGAAAGTGAAAGACTTGGGTTAAGAGAAATAACATACGATGACTTTAGAGAAATTAGGAAAATACTTCAAGATGGAGAAGTTATGTATGCTTGGGAAGAAGGTTTTTCTGATGAAGAAATTGTAAAGTGGATCAATGAAAATATTAGACGATATGAAAAAGATGGTTTTAGTTATTACGCTGCCATTGAGAAGAACACAGGTCAATTGATTGGTGTAATGGGACCTTTAATTGAAAATATAAAAGGTAAAAAGCATATTGGTGTTGCTTATATATTGCATAAAGATTATTGGAATAAAGGTTATGCCAGTGAGGGTGTAAAAGAGAGTATTAACTATGCCTTTAGCACTCTTAATGCACAAAAAGTTATAGCCCAAATAAGACCTAATAATTTAAGTTCAAGAAAAGTTGTTGAAAAGTTAGGTATGAATATTGAAGGGGAATATATAAAGGTATACAAAGGAAAAGAAATGCCCCATTTGATTTATAGTATTGAAAAGTAG